One segment of Theobroma cacao cultivar B97-61/B2 chromosome 9, Criollo_cocoa_genome_V2, whole genome shotgun sequence DNA contains the following:
- the LOC18587777 gene encoding E3 ubiquitin-protein ligase KEG isoform X2, with protein sequence MAGKVVDALSASFSEYEILEGDDDKLRTVVAASSQRIPWIDPSKLKLRHRIGRGPFGDVWLATYHSSTADYDQSYEVVIKMLHAIKQDDMRTLLDKFDDLYSKCQGVNNICYLQGTSVINGKICIIMKFYEGSIGDKMTRLKGGKLSLPCVLRYGTNLAQGISELHSKGILVLNLKPFNFLLNGTDQAVLGDIGIPYLLLGIRLPSSDMAHRLGTPNYMAPEQWQPETRGPISFETDSWGFACSIVEMLTGIVPWSGKSADEIYDLVVRKQEKPLIPSGLPPPVEKVLIGCFEYDFRSRPLMKHILEVFNSSEIGGEDDLQWTGLGSTTVSDNLSSFTGYTGWFLSKDRLQVGDIVRSRKPPNSCKPENMNVPEGTVVGLEHITDHDGFALVRVHGIHDPIRVHFSTLERVTLGLAAGDWIRLKEEDKRHSPVGILHSIDRDGSIAVGFIGLETLWKGNSSEFQMAESYCVGQFVRLKSNVLSPRFDWPRKRGGIWATGKICWILPNGCLVVKFPGRLTIGEEVGKFLADPAEVEVVSFNNCPGLVKKYQHLEDFHWAVRPFLVALGLLTAMKVGFFVGKRISKSKVKRQSSVIQSDFQHMDGQTAGNPAWLPPPVANILFREGAAR encoded by the exons ATGGCTGGGAAAGTTGTCGACGCTCTGTCCGCCAGTTTTTCTGAGTACGAGATTCTGGAAGGTGATGATGACAAACTTAGAACCGTGGTAGCGGCTTCGAGTCAGAGAATTCCATGGATTGACCCGTCAAAATTGAAACTTAGGCATAGGATTGGAAGGGGACCCTTTGGTGATGTTTGGTTAGCAACTTATCATAGTTCGACTGCAGATTATGATCAGTCTTATGAAGTAGTCATCAAGATGTTGCATGCAATTAAGCAGGATGACATGAGGACTTTGTTGGATAAGTTTGATGATTTATATTCTAAGTGCCAAGGTGTGAATAATATTTGTTATCTACAGGGAACTTCTGTTATAAATGGAAAG ATATGTAtcattatgaaattttatgaaggATCAATTGGGGATAAAATGACTCGCCTTAAGGGAGGAAAGCTCTCACTTCCTTGTGTTTTGAG GTATGGGACCAATTTGGCACAGGGAATTTCGGAATTGCACTCAAAAGGGATCTTGGTTCTTAACCTTAAACCCTTTAACTTTCTTCTTAATGGCACTGACCAAGCAGTTCTAGGAGATATTGGCATTCCATATTTGCTCCTGGGAATTAGATTGCCCAGCTCAGATATGGCACACAGGCTTGGAACGCCCAATTACATGGCTCCAGAACAGTGGCAACCGGAAACCAGAGGGCCAATATCATTTGAGACTGATTCATGGGGATTTGCATGCAGCATTGTGGAAATGCTCACCGGCATTGTTCCTTGGAGTGGGAAATCAGCTGATGAAATTTATGATCTGGTTGTCAGAAAACAGGAAAAACCACTTATTCCAAGTGGCCTTCCTCCTCCGGTTGAGAAAGTTCTTATTGGCTGCTTTGAGTATGACTTCAGAAGTCGTCCTTTGATGAAACACATATTAGAGGTGTTTAACAG CTCAGAGATTGGAGGTGAAGATGATCTGCAATGGACAGGTCTTGGGAGCACAACAGTATCAGACAATTTAAGTAGCTTTACTGGCTACACAGGGTGGTTTCTTTCAAAGGATCGTTTGCAAGTGGGTGACATTGTGCGTTCCAGAAAGCCACCTAACTCATGCAAACCTGAAAATATGAATGTCCCTGAAGGAACCGTGGTGGGTTTAGAACACATCACGGATCATGATGGTTTTGCTTTGGTGAGGGTTCATGGCATTCATGACCCTATAAGAGTTCATTTTTCGACACTGGAGAGGGTCACTCTTGGCTTAGCAGCTGGGGACTGGATACGCTTGAAAGAGGAAGACAAAAGGCACTCACCAGTAGGTATTCTTCATTCCATTGACCGTGATGGAAGTATTGCTGTTGGGTTTATCGGGTTGGAAACTCTTTGGAAGGGAAATTCTTCAGAGTTTCAGATGGCAGAATCTTACTGCGTTGGTCAGTTTGTTAGGCTGAAATCTAACGTGCTTAGCCCTCGCTTTGATTGGCCTCGTAAAAGAGGAGGCATTTGGGCTACTGGGAAAATTTGCTGGATCCTGCCAAATGGATGCCTTGTTGTTAAGTTCCCAGGTAGATTAACCATTGGAGAGGAAGTGGGCAAATTTTTGGCCGATCCAGCTGAAGTGGAAGTGGTTTCTTTTAACAATTGTCCAGGGTTGGTGAAGAAGTATCAACATCTTGAGGATTTTCACTGGGCTGTGAGGCCATTTCTAGTTGCATTGGGTCTATTAACAGCAATGAAGGTGGgattttttgttggaaagAGAATCAGTAAGTCAAAGGTGAAGCGACAGAGCAGTGTAATTCAGAGTGATTTCCAACATATGGATGGGCAGACTGCTGGCAACCCAGCTTGGCTTCCACCGCCTGTGGCAAATATCCTTTTCAGGGAAGGTGCCGCTCGGTAG
- the LOC18587777 gene encoding E3 ubiquitin-protein ligase KEG isoform X1 yields the protein MAGKVVDALSASFSEYEILEGDDDKLRTVVAASSQRIPWIDPSKLKLRHRIGRGPFGDVWLATYHSSTADYDQSYEVVIKMLHAIKQDDMRTLLDKFDDLYSKCQGVNNICYLQGTSVINGKICIIMKFYEGSIGDKMTRLKGGKLSLPCVLRYGTNLAQGISELHSKGILVLNLKPFNFLLNGTDQAVLGDIGIPYLLLGIRLPSSDMAHRLGTPNYMAPEQWQPETRGPISFETDSWGFACSIVEMLTGIVPWSGKSADEIYDLVVRKQEKPLIPSGLPPPVEKVLIGCFEYDFRSRPLMKHILEVFNSNHILSSEIGGEDDLQWTGLGSTTVSDNLSSFTGYTGWFLSKDRLQVGDIVRSRKPPNSCKPENMNVPEGTVVGLEHITDHDGFALVRVHGIHDPIRVHFSTLERVTLGLAAGDWIRLKEEDKRHSPVGILHSIDRDGSIAVGFIGLETLWKGNSSEFQMAESYCVGQFVRLKSNVLSPRFDWPRKRGGIWATGKICWILPNGCLVVKFPGRLTIGEEVGKFLADPAEVEVVSFNNCPGLVKKYQHLEDFHWAVRPFLVALGLLTAMKVGFFVGKRISKSKVKRQSSVIQSDFQHMDGQTAGNPAWLPPPVANILFREGAAR from the exons ATGGCTGGGAAAGTTGTCGACGCTCTGTCCGCCAGTTTTTCTGAGTACGAGATTCTGGAAGGTGATGATGACAAACTTAGAACCGTGGTAGCGGCTTCGAGTCAGAGAATTCCATGGATTGACCCGTCAAAATTGAAACTTAGGCATAGGATTGGAAGGGGACCCTTTGGTGATGTTTGGTTAGCAACTTATCATAGTTCGACTGCAGATTATGATCAGTCTTATGAAGTAGTCATCAAGATGTTGCATGCAATTAAGCAGGATGACATGAGGACTTTGTTGGATAAGTTTGATGATTTATATTCTAAGTGCCAAGGTGTGAATAATATTTGTTATCTACAGGGAACTTCTGTTATAAATGGAAAG ATATGTAtcattatgaaattttatgaaggATCAATTGGGGATAAAATGACTCGCCTTAAGGGAGGAAAGCTCTCACTTCCTTGTGTTTTGAG GTATGGGACCAATTTGGCACAGGGAATTTCGGAATTGCACTCAAAAGGGATCTTGGTTCTTAACCTTAAACCCTTTAACTTTCTTCTTAATGGCACTGACCAAGCAGTTCTAGGAGATATTGGCATTCCATATTTGCTCCTGGGAATTAGATTGCCCAGCTCAGATATGGCACACAGGCTTGGAACGCCCAATTACATGGCTCCAGAACAGTGGCAACCGGAAACCAGAGGGCCAATATCATTTGAGACTGATTCATGGGGATTTGCATGCAGCATTGTGGAAATGCTCACCGGCATTGTTCCTTGGAGTGGGAAATCAGCTGATGAAATTTATGATCTGGTTGTCAGAAAACAGGAAAAACCACTTATTCCAAGTGGCCTTCCTCCTCCGGTTGAGAAAGTTCTTATTGGCTGCTTTGAGTATGACTTCAGAAGTCGTCCTTTGATGAAACACATATTAGAGGTGTTTAACAG TAACCACATTCTCAGCTCAGAGATTGGAGGTGAAGATGATCTGCAATGGACAGGTCTTGGGAGCACAACAGTATCAGACAATTTAAGTAGCTTTACTGGCTACACAGGGTGGTTTCTTTCAAAGGATCGTTTGCAAGTGGGTGACATTGTGCGTTCCAGAAAGCCACCTAACTCATGCAAACCTGAAAATATGAATGTCCCTGAAGGAACCGTGGTGGGTTTAGAACACATCACGGATCATGATGGTTTTGCTTTGGTGAGGGTTCATGGCATTCATGACCCTATAAGAGTTCATTTTTCGACACTGGAGAGGGTCACTCTTGGCTTAGCAGCTGGGGACTGGATACGCTTGAAAGAGGAAGACAAAAGGCACTCACCAGTAGGTATTCTTCATTCCATTGACCGTGATGGAAGTATTGCTGTTGGGTTTATCGGGTTGGAAACTCTTTGGAAGGGAAATTCTTCAGAGTTTCAGATGGCAGAATCTTACTGCGTTGGTCAGTTTGTTAGGCTGAAATCTAACGTGCTTAGCCCTCGCTTTGATTGGCCTCGTAAAAGAGGAGGCATTTGGGCTACTGGGAAAATTTGCTGGATCCTGCCAAATGGATGCCTTGTTGTTAAGTTCCCAGGTAGATTAACCATTGGAGAGGAAGTGGGCAAATTTTTGGCCGATCCAGCTGAAGTGGAAGTGGTTTCTTTTAACAATTGTCCAGGGTTGGTGAAGAAGTATCAACATCTTGAGGATTTTCACTGGGCTGTGAGGCCATTTCTAGTTGCATTGGGTCTATTAACAGCAATGAAGGTGGgattttttgttggaaagAGAATCAGTAAGTCAAAGGTGAAGCGACAGAGCAGTGTAATTCAGAGTGATTTCCAACATATGGATGGGCAGACTGCTGGCAACCCAGCTTGGCTTCCACCGCCTGTGGCAAATATCCTTTTCAGGGAAGGTGCCGCTCGGTAG
- the LOC108663492 gene encoding ATP synthase subunit b', chloroplastic, with translation MAIMIMASSKSIVPVTSSSLPSKPKLQQIQQLSLPKIPTPKFLKSQQILSFSSSTLKSISLLTATSLSFAPPSLAEEIEKAALFDFNLTLPIMMVQFLLLMFALDKIYYTPLGKFMDERDAAIKEKLASVKDTSEEVKQLEEQATAIMRAARAEISAALNKMKKETQLELEGKLAEGRKKVEAELQEALANLEKQKEETVKALDSQISALSQEIVKKVLPL, from the coding sequence ATGGCCATCATGATCATGGCCTCCTCAAAATCTATAGTCCCAGTTACATCCTCCTCCCTTCCTTCCAAACCCAAACTCCAacaaatccaacaactttcccTCCCAAAAATCCCCACCCCAAAATTCTTGAAATCCCAACAAATCCTCTCCTTTTCTTCCTCTACTCTCAAATCCATCTCCCTCTTGACCGCCACCTCTTTATCCTTTGCCCCACCTTCTCTTGCGGAGGAAATAGAGAAGGCTGCTCTTTTTGACTTCAACTTAACTCTTCCGATTATGATGGTTCAGTTCTTGCTCCTCATGTTTGCTCTTGACAAGATCTACTATACCCCACTCGGGAAATTCATGGATGAGAGAGATGCTGCCATAAAAGAGAAACTTGCCAGCGTGAAGGACACCTCTGAGGAAGTGAAGCAGCTTGAAGAGCAGGCTACAGCTATCATGAGAGCTGCAAGAGCTGAAATCTCAGCTGCTTTAAACAAGATGAAGAAAGAGACCCAGTTGGAACTTGAGGGGAAGCTGGCTGAAGGAAGGAAGAAAGTTGAGGCTGAGTTACAGGAAGCTTTGGCTAATTTGgagaaacaaaaggaagagACCGTCAAGGCACTTGATTCCCAGATTTCTGCTCTCAGTCAGGAGATTGTCAAGAAGGTGCTTCCTCTCTAA
- the LOC18587778 gene encoding uncharacterized protein LOC18587778, whose protein sequence is MLRIEVEEFSTPRASLEKPRRSISSSLPSLVIVNGFSRKSFSYSKLPEEPIKLSVLKLDGSSFDVEVIKSATIAELKLAVQDVFSHMPTKGPGKISWPHVWGHFALCYEGWKLVTDTDSIINYGIRDGDQLRFIRHISPIYNMTKIQSKRRIVARKQSYLSISSSASSLGSEQNDEEDDEYDDMENGRYQTHKDESPSIVVEQECRFGHLWRGWSSYSRMSTFRKTGSRKGVVCQSRYGSSFLGNFRKILRLWGSTNYYRKHTWKED, encoded by the exons ATGTTGAGAATCGAAGTGGAGGAATTCTCTACCCCAAGGGCTTCTCTGGAGAAGCCAAGGAGGTCTATCTCTTCGTCATTGCCTTCCCTGGTGATTGTCAATGGCTTCTCTCGTAAAAGCTTCTCTTATTCTAAGCTTCCAGAGGAACCCATCAAGCTCTCCGTTCTCAAATTGGATGGCTCTTCCTTTG ACGTTGAAGTTATAAAATCGGCCACAATTGCAGAGCTCAAGCTCGCGGTCCAGGATGTGTTTAGCCATATGCCAACAAAAGGTCCAGGAAAGATTTCGTG GCCGCATGTTTGGGGACATTTTGCCTTGTGTTATGAAGGTTGGAAATTGGTCACAGACACTGACAGTATCATAAACTACGGCATCAGGGATGGTGATCAG CTTCGTTTTATTAGGCATATCTCGCCCATCTATAACATGACAAAGATTCAATCAAAGAGAAGGATTGTTGCCCGAAAACAATCATATCT GTCAATATCAAGCTCAGCCAGCTCTTTAGGGAGTGAACAGaatgatgaagaagatgatgagTACGATGATATGGAGAATGGAAGGTACCAGACTCACAAAGATGAAAGTCCAAGTATTGTTGTGGAACAAGAATGCCGGTTCGGTCACTTATGGAGAGGTTGGTCCTCATATTCAAGGATGTCAACCTTTAGAAAAACAGGATCTCGCAAAGGCGTAGTTTGCCAGTCAAGATATGGTTCTAGTTTCTTGGGTAATTTTAGGAAAATCTTACGGCTTTGGGGCAGTACAAACTATTATCGAAAGCATACATGGAAGGAAGACTAA